The following are encoded in a window of Pseudomonas graminis genomic DNA:
- a CDS encoding type II toxin-antitoxin system Phd/YefM family antitoxin gives MKFSSQVKPISYLKSHTAEIVKNISESREPMLITQNGEAKLVVMDVKSYEEQMETFALLKILALGSREIEKGEYESVEDVFDELERIGKE, from the coding sequence ATGAAATTCTCATCGCAAGTCAAACCGATCAGTTATTTGAAAAGTCACACTGCGGAAATCGTAAAAAACATCTCAGAAAGCAGGGAGCCTATGCTGATCACCCAAAATGGTGAGGCAAAGCTTGTGGTGATGGACGTCAAGTCCTACGAAGAGCAAATGGAAACTTTCGCACTGCTGAAAATATTGGCGTTAGGAAGCAGGGAAATCGAGAAGGGCGAGTATGAAAGCGTTGAAGATGTTTTTGATGAGCTAGAAAGGATTGGCAAGGAATGA
- a CDS encoding type II toxin-antitoxin system RelE/ParE family toxin, translating to MSLKVVILNSAKQDLKELRSYVLARFSDSVWSDTSMQLKKAMQLLAVAPYAGAVPEEIEMLNLNEYRQVVSGKNRIIYEIRQELVFIHAIIDVRRDMVSQLTKRLLHISH from the coding sequence ATGAGTTTGAAGGTCGTCATTCTCAACTCCGCAAAGCAGGATTTGAAAGAGCTCCGCAGTTATGTATTGGCCAGATTCTCTGACTCAGTATGGTCAGATACCTCGATGCAGCTAAAGAAAGCGATGCAGCTGCTGGCCGTTGCCCCATACGCAGGGGCCGTCCCTGAAGAAATCGAGATGCTGAACCTGAATGAATATCGCCAGGTTGTGTCCGGTAAAAACCGCATTATTTATGAGATCAGGCAGGAGCTTGTATTTATTCACGCAATAATTGATGTGCGCCGAGATATGGTCTCGCAGCTGACGAAGCGCCTGCTACACATCAGTCATTAA
- a CDS encoding class 1 fructose-bisphosphatase has translation MSRVTLSRYLIEQTRTNNTPADLRFLIEVVARACKEISHAVSKGALGGVLGSMGTENVQGEVQKKLDVMSNEILLEANEWGGHLAGMASEEMDNAYQIPGKYPKGAYLLVFDPLDGSSNIDINAPVGTIFSVLRCPNEYLSQNEALNEKAFLQPGTQQVAAGYAIYGPQTMLVLTLGDGVKGFTLDREMGSFVLSHEDIQIPESTQEFAVNMSNQRHWEAPVKRYVEELLAGEDGPLKKNYNMRWVAAMVADVHRILTRGGLFMYPRDSREPSKPGKLRLMYEANPMSFLVEQAGGASTDGHQRILDIQPEGLHQRVAVFLGSKEEVERATAYHKE, from the coding sequence ATGTCCCGCGTTACCTTGAGTCGTTATCTGATCGAGCAGACCCGCACCAACAACACCCCTGCCGATCTGCGCTTTCTGATTGAAGTGGTGGCGCGTGCGTGCAAGGAGATCAGCCACGCGGTATCCAAAGGCGCCCTGGGCGGCGTACTCGGCAGCATGGGCACCGAAAACGTGCAGGGTGAAGTGCAGAAGAAACTGGACGTGATGTCCAACGAGATTCTGCTCGAAGCCAACGAATGGGGCGGTCACCTGGCCGGCATGGCGTCCGAAGAAATGGACAACGCCTACCAGATCCCCGGCAAATACCCGAAAGGCGCTTACCTGCTTGTGTTCGACCCACTGGACGGTTCGTCCAACATCGACATCAACGCCCCGGTCGGCACGATCTTCTCGGTGCTGCGTTGCCCGAACGAGTACCTGAGCCAGAACGAAGCACTGAACGAGAAGGCATTTCTGCAGCCAGGCACCCAGCAAGTCGCCGCCGGTTACGCCATCTACGGCCCGCAGACCATGTTGGTGCTGACCCTGGGTGACGGCGTCAAAGGCTTCACCCTGGACCGCGAAATGGGCAGCTTCGTCCTCAGCCACGAAGACATCCAGATCCCGGAGTCCACTCAGGAATTCGCCGTCAACATGTCCAATCAGCGTCACTGGGAAGCCCCGGTCAAGCGCTACGTCGAAGAGCTGCTGGCCGGCGAAGACGGCCCGCTGAAGAAGAACTACAACATGCGCTGGGTCGCGGCGATGGTCGCCGACGTCCACCGCATCCTGACCCGTGGCGGCCTGTTCATGTACCCGCGCGATTCCCGCGAACCTTCCAAGCCGGGCAAGCTGCGCCTGATGTACGAAGCCAACCCGATGTCGTTCCTGGTTGAGCAAGCCGGCGGCGCGTCGACCGACGGCCATCAGCGCATCCTCGACATCCAGCCCGAAGGCCTGCACCAGCGTGTCGCTGTCTTCCTGGGTTCGAAAGAAGAAGTGGAACGCGCAACGGCGTATCACAAGGAATAA
- a CDS encoding DUF3999 domain-containing protein — translation MKRVRSVQLSRQFIVKAALLTPLLGSLLCAATLSQAEDLPDDFTTHAPLTVTGEGPWYRLELPLGVQLNARQSTLNDVRVFNADGQAQPYAITQSPPQRAADASPVSVKWFPLYNSDGAKDAEPKIRVERTPNGTLVEVQPQGEIEAGEEILRGWLLDTSAIDAPLDQLILDWSSERDGFQRFSIEASDDLQHWQRWGEGQVARLSFAEELVEQRVVNLPGRSARYLRLLWKSPLSAPTLNAVQLISTQPGVLPLSWSPAINGRVEKPGVYVWQLPVALPLERMRINIAQPNSLAPATLYGRSDSNAPWQMIDNGLLYRLSQNGQDVVQDEMELPGNVVQQLKLEVDDRGGGLGKDAPALSFAVRATQLVFLGRGAPPYSLAVGNAKVKSAALPLATLIPGVSPEKLAALGSASMASTPVAPVAAAAPVEAMPDLKRIGLWAVLIIGVVFLAWMALGTLRGSRSK, via the coding sequence ATGAAGCGCGTAAGGAGTGTTCAGTTGAGTCGTCAGTTCATCGTCAAGGCCGCCCTGCTCACCCCGTTGCTGGGCTCGCTACTGTGCGCGGCAACGCTCAGTCAGGCCGAGGATCTGCCGGATGATTTCACCACCCATGCGCCGCTGACCGTCACCGGTGAAGGGCCTTGGTATCGGCTGGAATTGCCCCTCGGCGTGCAGTTGAACGCGCGCCAAAGCACTCTCAACGACGTGCGTGTTTTCAATGCAGACGGCCAGGCCCAACCCTACGCAATCACCCAAAGCCCGCCCCAGCGTGCGGCCGACGCCAGTCCGGTGTCGGTGAAGTGGTTCCCGCTCTACAACAGCGATGGCGCCAAAGACGCCGAGCCGAAAATCCGCGTCGAACGCACGCCCAACGGCACGCTGGTGGAGGTTCAGCCCCAGGGCGAGATTGAGGCGGGCGAAGAGATTCTGCGCGGCTGGCTGCTCGACACCAGCGCGATCGACGCGCCGCTGGATCAACTGATTCTGGACTGGAGCAGCGAGCGCGACGGTTTTCAGCGGTTCAGCATCGAGGCCAGCGACGACCTCCAGCATTGGCAGCGCTGGGGCGAGGGTCAGGTGGCGAGGCTGTCATTTGCTGAAGAGCTGGTTGAGCAGCGCGTCGTCAATCTGCCGGGACGCAGCGCTCGCTATCTGCGTCTGCTGTGGAAATCGCCACTGTCCGCGCCGACGCTGAACGCCGTGCAACTGATCAGCACGCAACCCGGCGTGCTGCCGTTGAGCTGGTCACCGGCCATCAATGGTCGCGTCGAAAAACCTGGCGTGTATGTGTGGCAACTGCCGGTGGCTCTGCCACTGGAACGCATGCGGATCAACATTGCGCAGCCCAACAGCCTCGCGCCCGCCACGCTGTATGGGCGTAGTGACAGCAACGCGCCATGGCAGATGATCGACAACGGCCTGCTTTATCGGCTCAGCCAGAACGGTCAGGACGTTGTGCAGGACGAAATGGAGCTGCCCGGCAATGTCGTGCAGCAGCTGAAACTTGAGGTCGATGACCGTGGCGGCGGCCTGGGCAAGGACGCGCCAGCGCTGAGTTTTGCCGTGCGCGCCACACAACTGGTGTTTCTCGGACGGGGCGCGCCGCCTTACAGCCTGGCAGTTGGCAATGCCAAGGTGAAAAGCGCGGCGCTGCCGCTGGCGACGCTGATTCCCGGCGTCAGCCCCGAGAAGCTGGCAGCACTTGGCAGCGCGTCCATGGCCTCCACACCGGTCGCGCCAGTTGCTGCGGCTGCGCCCGTGGAGGCCATGCCTGACCTGAAGCGCATCGGTCTGTGGGCCGTGCTGATAATCGGGGTGGTTTTTCTGGCATGGATGGCGCTTGGCACGCTGCGCGGGTCTCGTAGCAAATAA
- a CDS encoding DUF2339 domain-containing protein — protein MQWILLLAGLVIGALLDESLLGGAVGAVVGLAAGLSLRLTALSRETAAQKAELAKTRLDLNAVQQRLSQLDSAAAQLPDAPVSAPLNVQPIADDGPELLWDLPDLEPAASDVSDSEWRRPQQPPAPAAPSYEPASAPASAQPNLFDSALLRAQNWLLGGNTVLRVGVVLLFLGLAFLLRYATEGMVVPIEARYAGVALAALALLGLGWWLRQRNESFALMLQGTGVAVLYLTVFAAMKVHTLLAPGMAFSLLVAVTVFSAILAVTQNSLALACVAALGGFAAPLLTSSGEGSHVALFSYFALLNAGIFAIAWFKAWRPLNLIGFIGTFGIGFAWGMDAYTPELFWSTEPFLILFFLMYLAIGLLFARRKLQEHAAGPDDDSREATLRWSARQTHYVDGSLLFGTPIVGFGLQYALVRHIEFGAALSALALGLLYMGIARLLTGRAPGRALLLVETCLSLGVVFGTLAIPLGLSAQWTTVAWAVEGAAVFWLGMRQNRLLARGFGLLLQLGAGVAFLGVVGRWYVPTFNQGDFWTPLIIALAGLVSAFSVERIGTLRLSLSKRVLQPALLMWGTLWWSVALFIMTDYVAGPNVFSTLLVLGAVSAGLWTMAALRLTWTGIAQLSTLLTPMSGVLLALMSFSSYYNPAADWGWLGWIAVFATHLWSLKRLDNTLLPRLRSTAHVIGCWLIIGVLSLQLRYGLLVLSESYNAWRWLGWALLPSLYLLAMTASRTWRWPVNAYPREYRVWAAAPLAALMLGWFWLANGFSEGAADPLPYLPLLNPLELGLLITLTGIVSWTRQHLPQLGVSEGRAQKTALVIAGASLFALITAMVLRTAHHWLGVAWYPDALFESMRVQAGLSIVWTLMALALMIGGHLRARRDLWIAGAALIGVVVAKLFFVELSNRGGLERIISFIGVGVLLLVVGYFAPLPPRHPARDKGLTDADVADRASK, from the coding sequence GTGCAATGGATTCTTCTGCTGGCCGGTCTGGTAATCGGGGCGCTTCTCGATGAGTCGCTGTTGGGCGGTGCTGTCGGTGCGGTTGTCGGCCTGGCCGCGGGCTTGAGCCTCCGGCTGACTGCGTTGTCACGCGAAACGGCCGCGCAGAAAGCCGAACTTGCCAAGACCCGGCTGGATCTCAACGCCGTCCAGCAACGCCTCAGCCAGTTGGACTCCGCCGCCGCACAATTGCCGGATGCGCCCGTGTCGGCGCCGTTGAATGTTCAGCCCATCGCAGACGACGGCCCGGAACTGCTGTGGGACCTTCCGGACCTCGAGCCCGCGGCCTCGGATGTCAGCGATTCGGAATGGCGTCGGCCTCAGCAGCCGCCAGCCCCTGCAGCCCCGAGTTATGAGCCCGCTTCTGCGCCCGCTTCCGCCCAGCCCAATCTGTTCGACAGCGCCTTGCTCCGCGCCCAGAACTGGCTGCTGGGTGGCAACACCGTGCTCCGGGTCGGCGTGGTGTTGCTGTTTCTCGGTCTGGCGTTTCTGCTGCGCTACGCCACCGAGGGCATGGTCGTTCCGATCGAGGCCCGCTATGCCGGCGTCGCTTTGGCAGCGTTGGCGCTGCTGGGTCTGGGTTGGTGGCTACGGCAACGCAATGAATCCTTCGCGCTAATGCTGCAGGGGACCGGCGTCGCGGTGCTGTACCTGACCGTGTTCGCCGCCATGAAAGTCCACACCCTGCTGGCGCCGGGGATGGCGTTCAGTCTGCTGGTCGCGGTCACCGTGTTTTCGGCCATCCTTGCCGTCACGCAAAATTCCCTGGCCCTCGCCTGCGTCGCGGCGCTGGGTGGATTTGCCGCACCGCTGCTGACGTCCTCCGGCGAGGGCAGCCACGTCGCGCTGTTCAGTTATTTCGCCCTGCTCAACGCAGGCATCTTCGCCATCGCGTGGTTCAAGGCCTGGCGTCCGCTTAACCTGATCGGCTTCATCGGCACGTTCGGGATCGGTTTCGCCTGGGGCATGGACGCTTACACGCCCGAGCTGTTCTGGAGTACCGAGCCGTTCCTGATTCTGTTCTTCCTGATGTACCTGGCCATCGGCCTGTTGTTCGCCCGACGCAAGCTGCAAGAACACGCCGCCGGGCCCGACGACGACAGCCGGGAAGCCACCCTGCGCTGGTCCGCACGCCAGACCCACTACGTCGATGGCAGCCTGTTGTTCGGCACGCCTATCGTCGGTTTCGGCCTGCAATACGCCCTCGTTCGACACATTGAATTCGGCGCTGCGTTGAGCGCACTGGCGCTTGGCTTGCTGTACATGGGCATCGCTCGGCTTCTGACCGGGCGCGCACCGGGTCGGGCATTGCTGCTGGTCGAAACGTGCCTGTCACTGGGCGTTGTGTTCGGCACCCTGGCGATTCCCCTTGGCCTGAGCGCGCAATGGACGACGGTGGCCTGGGCCGTCGAAGGCGCGGCCGTGTTCTGGCTCGGCATGCGCCAGAACCGCTTGCTGGCGCGGGGTTTTGGCTTGCTGCTGCAACTGGGCGCCGGGGTCGCGTTCCTGGGCGTGGTCGGTCGCTGGTATGTGCCGACGTTCAATCAGGGGGATTTCTGGACCCCCTTGATCATCGCACTCGCTGGTCTGGTCAGCGCGTTCTCCGTGGAGCGCATCGGGACTTTACGTCTGTCGCTAAGCAAGCGTGTATTGCAACCTGCGTTGCTGATGTGGGGAACGCTTTGGTGGTCCGTAGCGCTGTTCATCATGACTGACTACGTAGCAGGCCCGAACGTGTTCTCGACGTTGCTGGTGCTGGGCGCCGTTAGCGCTGGGCTATGGACCATGGCAGCACTGCGCCTGACCTGGACCGGAATTGCTCAGCTGTCCACGCTGCTGACGCCGATGAGCGGGGTGTTGCTGGCGCTGATGAGTTTCAGTTCCTACTACAACCCTGCCGCCGATTGGGGCTGGCTGGGCTGGATCGCGGTGTTTGCGACTCACCTGTGGTCCTTGAAGCGGCTCGACAACACGCTGCTTCCGCGCTTGCGTAGTACGGCCCACGTCATCGGCTGCTGGCTGATCATCGGCGTGCTTTCGTTGCAGCTTCGTTATGGATTGCTGGTGCTGTCGGAGTCTTATAACGCCTGGCGCTGGCTAGGCTGGGCGTTGCTGCCGAGCCTGTACTTACTGGCGATGACCGCATCTCGCACATGGCGCTGGCCGGTCAACGCGTACCCGCGCGAGTACCGTGTCTGGGCTGCCGCGCCGCTGGCGGCATTGATGCTCGGCTGGTTCTGGCTGGCAAACGGGTTCAGCGAAGGCGCTGCCGATCCCCTGCCCTATCTTCCGCTGCTGAACCCGCTGGAACTGGGCTTGCTGATCACGCTGACCGGCATCGTCAGCTGGACCCGCCAGCACCTCCCGCAATTGGGCGTCAGCGAGGGGCGTGCTCAGAAAACGGCGCTGGTCATTGCCGGCGCATCGCTGTTTGCACTGATCACTGCCATGGTCCTGCGCACGGCCCATCACTGGCTCGGCGTGGCCTGGTACCCCGACGCGCTGTTCGAATCGATGCGTGTGCAGGCCGGGCTTTCCATCGTCTGGACGCTGATGGCCCTGGCACTGATGATCGGCGGCCACCTGCGCGCCCGCCGGGACCTGTGGATTGCCGGCGCCGCGTTGATCGGGGTCGTCGTCGCCAAACTGTTCTTCGTCGAGCTGAGCAATCGTGGCGGTCTGGAGCGAATCATTTCCTTTATCGGCGTTGGCGTTCTGTTGCTGGTGGTGGGATATTTCGCCCCCCTGCCGCCCCGGCATCCGGCCCGAGACAAGGGTTTGACCGATGCGGATGTTGCGGACAGGGCATCGAAATGA
- a CDS encoding glycogen/starch/alpha-glucan phosphorylase, with product MSPEPNVRDAEVAAFREAVLNKLEYAVGKDPDHAFDHDWFMAIALATRDKMAERWMNHTRYVYRQEKKRVYYLSLEFLIGRLMFDSLSNLGILETAREALKGLNVDLEQIRSLEPDAALGNGGLGRLAACFMESMSTLGIAGHGYGIRYEHGLFRQAIVDGWQQEQTENWLDFGNPWEFERPEVIYQIGFGGSVQPLLDAAGAPVLDASGETRQVWTAGETVRAIAYDTPVVGWRGKAVNTLRLWRARAVEDLHLERFNAGDHVGAVAEVVRAESISRVLYPNDSTEAGQELRLRQEFFFVSASLQDLLRRHKNMGYSISSLPEHVAIQMNDTHPSIAVAELMRVLIDLHDVEWDEAWRITVGTLAYTNHTLLPEALETWSVGLMERMLPRHMQIIYMINAQHIDKVRQDFKDDPALFDLLRAVSLIEEDNGRRVRMGNLAFLGSHSVNGVSALHTQLMRKTVFAHLHKLHPDRINNKTNGITFRRWLFQSNPQLTSMLVNELGEQVLDNHETALLKLEPLADDARFQQEFAAQRLQSKQALATIIQDRMGIVINPEAMFDVQVKRIHEYKRQLLNLFHTVALYQAMRADPSTDWVPRVKIFGGKAAASYHSAKLIIKLTNDIARTVNNDPTLRGRLKVVFMPNYNVSLAESIIPAADLSEQISTAGLEASGTSNMKFGLNGALTIGTLDGANVEMSEQVGLEHMFIFGMTAQEVEARKHAGEFNAHQDIAASGRLNDVLQAIRGGVFSPDDPYRYAGLIDQLINYDRFFVCADFESYWHAQAKVEARWHDSKEWWRSAVLNTARMGWFSSDRTIREYATEIWNALD from the coding sequence ATGTCTCCGGAACCCAACGTTCGTGACGCTGAAGTGGCAGCCTTCCGAGAAGCTGTGCTGAACAAACTCGAGTATGCCGTCGGTAAAGACCCCGACCATGCCTTCGATCATGACTGGTTCATGGCAATCGCCCTGGCGACGCGCGACAAAATGGCCGAGCGCTGGATGAACCACACGCGCTACGTCTACCGGCAGGAAAAGAAGCGCGTCTATTACCTCTCACTCGAGTTCTTGATCGGCCGCCTGATGTTCGACAGCCTGAGCAACCTGGGCATTCTCGAAACCGCGCGGGAAGCGTTGAAGGGCCTGAACGTCGACCTGGAGCAGATTCGCTCGCTGGAGCCTGATGCTGCATTGGGCAACGGCGGCCTCGGTCGTCTGGCCGCGTGCTTCATGGAAAGTATGTCGACCCTTGGGATTGCCGGTCACGGCTATGGCATTCGTTACGAACACGGTCTCTTCCGTCAGGCCATCGTCGATGGCTGGCAGCAGGAGCAGACCGAAAACTGGCTAGACTTCGGTAACCCGTGGGAATTCGAACGTCCGGAAGTGATTTACCAGATCGGTTTCGGCGGCAGCGTGCAGCCTCTGCTGGATGCAGCCGGCGCGCCGGTTCTGGATGCCTCGGGCGAAACCCGCCAGGTCTGGACCGCAGGTGAAACCGTCCGCGCGATTGCTTACGACACCCCGGTCGTAGGCTGGCGTGGCAAAGCGGTCAACACGCTGCGCCTGTGGCGTGCCCGTGCGGTGGAAGACCTGCACCTGGAACGCTTCAACGCCGGTGACCACGTGGGTGCGGTGGCGGAAGTGGTGCGGGCAGAAAGTATCTCTCGCGTGCTTTACCCGAACGACAGTACCGAAGCCGGCCAGGAACTGCGCCTGCGCCAGGAATTCTTCTTCGTTTCGGCGTCGCTGCAGGATTTGCTGCGCCGCCACAAGAACATGGGCTACAGCATCAGCAGCCTGCCGGAACACGTGGCCATCCAGATGAACGACACGCACCCGTCGATCGCCGTGGCGGAGCTGATGCGCGTTCTGATCGACCTGCATGACGTGGAATGGGACGAGGCCTGGCGCATCACCGTCGGCACCCTGGCGTACACCAACCACACGCTGCTGCCTGAAGCGCTGGAAACCTGGTCCGTCGGCCTGATGGAGCGCATGTTGCCGCGCCACATGCAGATCATTTACATGATCAACGCCCAGCACATCGACAAGGTTCGCCAGGACTTCAAAGACGACCCTGCACTGTTCGACCTGCTGCGCGCCGTCTCGCTGATCGAGGAAGACAACGGCCGTCGCGTGCGCATGGGCAACCTTGCGTTTCTCGGTTCCCACAGCGTGAACGGCGTGTCCGCGCTGCACACGCAACTGATGCGCAAAACCGTTTTCGCCCATCTGCACAAGCTGCACCCGGACCGCATCAACAACAAAACCAACGGCATCACCTTCCGCCGCTGGCTGTTCCAGTCCAACCCGCAACTGACGTCTATGCTGGTCAACGAGTTGGGCGAGCAAGTGCTCGACAACCACGAGACCGCGCTGCTGAAACTGGAGCCGCTGGCCGACGACGCACGATTCCAGCAGGAATTCGCTGCTCAACGCCTGCAGAGCAAACAGGCCCTGGCCACGATCATTCAGGACCGCATGGGCATCGTGATCAATCCTGAGGCGATGTTCGACGTACAGGTCAAACGCATCCACGAATACAAGCGTCAGCTGCTGAACCTGTTCCACACCGTGGCGCTGTATCAGGCCATGCGTGCCGACCCGAGCACTGATTGGGTGCCGCGCGTGAAGATCTTCGGCGGCAAGGCGGCGGCCAGTTATCACTCCGCCAAGCTGATCATCAAGCTGACCAACGACATCGCACGCACGGTCAACAACGACCCGACGTTGCGCGGCCGTTTGAAAGTGGTGTTCATGCCCAACTACAACGTCAGCCTGGCGGAAAGCATCATTCCGGCGGCGGATCTCTCGGAGCAGATTTCCACGGCGGGTCTGGAAGCGTCCGGCACCAGCAACATGAAGTTCGGCCTCAACGGCGCACTGACCATCGGCACACTCGACGGCGCCAACGTGGAGATGAGCGAGCAGGTCGGCCTGGAGCACATGTTCATCTTCGGCATGACCGCGCAGGAAGTCGAAGCGCGCAAACATGCCGGTGAGTTCAACGCGCATCAGGACATCGCCGCGTCCGGGCGTTTGAATGACGTGCTGCAAGCGATTCGGGGCGGGGTGTTCTCACCGGATGATCCGTATCGCTATGCCGGGTTGATCGATCAGTTGATCAACTACGACCGCTTCTTCGTCTGCGCTGACTTCGAGTCGTACTGGCACGCCCAGGCGAAGGTCGAAGCGCGCTGGCACGATTCGAAAGAGTGGTGGCGCTCTGCGGTGCTCAACACCGCACGCATGGGCTGGTTCTCCTCGGACCGGACCATCCGCGAGTACGCGACCGAAATCTGGAACGCGCTGGATTAA
- the pip gene encoding prolyl aminopeptidase, with protein MQTLYPQIKPYARHDLAVEEPHVLYVDESGSPDGLPVIFIHGGPGSGCDAQSRRYFDPNLYRIITFDQRGCGRSIPHASLENNTTWHLVDDLERIRTHLGIDKWVVFGGSWGSTLSLAYAQKHPDRVHALILRGIFLSRPQDIKWFYQEGASRLFPDYWQDYMAPIPPDERHDVLGAFHKRLTGSDQIAQMHAAKAWSTWEGRTATLRPNPQVVDRFTEPHRALSIARIECHYFTNGAFLEENQLIRDMPKIAHLPGIIVHGRYDMICTLDNAWELHQAWPNSELQVIRDAGHSASEPGITDALVRAASEVARRLLDLPPEEA; from the coding sequence ATGCAGACTTTGTACCCGCAGATCAAACCTTACGCCCGGCACGATCTGGCGGTGGAAGAGCCGCATGTGCTGTATGTCGATGAAAGCGGCTCGCCAGACGGCCTGCCCGTCATCTTCATCCACGGCGGGCCGGGTTCGGGATGCGATGCACAGAGCCGCCGCTATTTCGATCCGAATCTCTATCGCATCATCACCTTCGATCAGCGCGGTTGCGGCCGCTCCATCCCCCACGCCAGTCTGGAAAACAACACCACCTGGCATCTGGTCGATGACTTGGAACGCATCCGCACCCACCTGGGCATCGATAAATGGGTCGTGTTCGGTGGCTCGTGGGGTTCGACACTTTCCCTGGCCTACGCGCAGAAGCACCCTGATCGAGTTCATGCACTGATTTTGCGCGGCATCTTTCTCAGCCGGCCCCAGGACATCAAGTGGTTTTATCAGGAAGGCGCCAGCCGCCTGTTCCCGGATTACTGGCAGGACTACATGGCGCCGATTCCGCCGGACGAGCGCCACGACGTGCTCGGCGCGTTCCACAAGCGCCTCACCGGCAGCGACCAGATCGCCCAAATGCACGCCGCCAAGGCATGGTCGACGTGGGAAGGGCGCACCGCCACATTGCGTCCGAATCCGCAGGTGGTCGACCGTTTCACCGAGCCCCATCGCGCCCTGTCCATTGCGCGCATCGAATGCCACTACTTCACCAACGGCGCGTTCCTTGAAGAAAACCAGCTGATTCGAGACATGCCGAAAATCGCCCATCTGCCGGGCATCATCGTGCACGGCCGCTACGACATGATCTGCACCCTGGACAATGCCTGGGAGCTGCATCAGGCGTGGCCGAACAGTGAGCTGCAGGTTATCCGCGACGCGGGTCACTCGGCGTCCGAGCCGGGTATCACCGACGCATTGGTGCGCGCAGCATCAGAAGTGGCGCGCCGTTTGCTGGATCTGCCACCGGAAGAGGCATAA
- the dtd gene encoding D-aminoacyl-tRNA deacylase, which yields MKALLQRVSQARVDVAGETIGAIDQGLMVLIGIEPQDTPASADKMLHKLLNYRVFSDADGKMNLSLTDVNGGLLLVSQFTLAADTKSGMRPSFSKAAPPALGAELFGYLVTKAKTSHATVETGQFGADMQVHLINDGPVTFLLET from the coding sequence ATGAAAGCGTTGCTTCAGCGCGTTTCCCAGGCGCGCGTTGACGTTGCCGGCGAAACCATTGGCGCGATCGATCAAGGATTAATGGTCCTGATTGGCATCGAGCCTCAAGACACGCCGGCCAGCGCCGACAAGATGTTGCACAAGCTGCTTAACTACCGGGTGTTCAGTGACGCCGACGGCAAGATGAATCTTTCGTTAACCGACGTTAATGGCGGGTTACTGCTGGTCTCACAGTTCACACTGGCGGCAGACACTAAAAGCGGGATGCGGCCAAGCTTTTCAAAAGCAGCACCCCCGGCTCTCGGCGCCGAGCTGTTTGGCTATCTGGTAACAAAGGCCAAGACGTCTCACGCGACAGTGGAAACGGGCCAGTTTGGTGCGGATATGCAGGTGCACCTGATCAATGATGGCCCCGTGACATTTTTACTTGAGACCTGA